A portion of the Gadus macrocephalus chromosome 10, ASM3116895v1 genome contains these proteins:
- the LOC132465805 gene encoding protocadherin gamma-A11-like has protein sequence MEHSLLGLCVFLILFFGLHFVHGDLSYSVQEEMKRGSVIGNIATDLGFDVGILSIRKARIKTVGSEQRYCDVNLRSGELIVSERIDREEQCGEKPSCVLKFELLLESPLELHRISLQIKDINDNAPRFPTDIIKLEIRESADKGARYRVDAAHDEDIGQNGVQSYTLQRNNHFLLSIQTKSDGSKYGELILDKELDREEQLDIKLLLTALDDGSPQRSGTVVINVIVLDANDNAPVFSQAVYENSLPENSPLKTHVITVSATDADEGVNGEIAYGFSRISEKSRKLFSLDRQTGEIFVAGDVDSEEGSKYEMFVQAKDSYGLSSDTKVIISVTDVNDNSPVISLISLTNPVPENLSPGTEVGLINVLDRDSGKNQKVRCTIQQNVPFKLVTSIENYYALVTTEKLDRELVSEYNITISATDEGSPPLSSVKVVHISIADVNDNPPVFEEQSYSSYVPEKNKPGHSLCSVKAHDPDWRQNGTVIYSLLPGEVNGAPVSSYLSVNGDTGVIQSVRSFDYEQFRSFKVYVMARDNGSPPLSSNVTVSVFITDVNDNTPQILYPAPEGNSFMTELVPKAAQGGSLVSKVIAVDGDSGQNAWLSYQIIKSTDSGLFKIDLHSGEIRTQRDISDSDNMKQNIVVAVKDNGKPSLSATCSMFLLISDNLAEVPELKDMAYEDSSSKLTSYLIIALVSVSTFFLTFIIIILGLRFCRRRKPRLLFDGAVAIPSAYLPPNYADVDGTGTLRSTYNYDAYLTTGSRTSDFKFVTSYNDNTMPADQTLRKNPTDFEEVFGDLDVSPEVGII, from the coding sequence ATGGAACACAGTCTGTTGGGCCTTTGTgtctttttaattttattttttggactGCATTTCGTTCATGGCGACTTGAGTTATTCGGTTCAAGAGGAGATGAAGCGTGGATCTGTTATTGGAAATATCGCCACGGATCTGGGATTTGATGTCGGAATATTATCTATTCGTAAGGCTCGTATTAAAACGGTGGGAAGCGAACAAAGGTATTGTGATGTCAATCTTCGAAGCGGAGAGCTAATTGTTTCAGAGAGAATCGACAGAGAAGAACAATGCGGAGAAAAGCCGTCGTGTGTTCTTAAATTCGAACTGCTTTTGGAATCTCCGTTGGAATTACACCGTATATCACTACAGATTAAAGACATAAACGACAATGCACCGCGTTTCCCGACGGATATTATCAAGCTGGAAATAAGAGAATCTGCTGACAAAGGAGCTCGGTATCGGGTTGATGCGGCTCATGATGAAGATATAGGCCAAAACGGTGTTCAGAGTTACACTTTGCAACGGAATAACCATTTTCTTCTAAGTATACAAACTAAAAGTGATGGCAGTAAATATGGAGAATTGATTCTCGATAAGGAGTTAGACAGAGAGGAGCAACTGGATATTAAATTATTGCTCACGGCTCTAGATGATGGTTCTCCTCAGAGATCAGGCACAGTAGTAATAAACGTCATTGTGTTGGACGCTAATGATAACGCCCCCGTGTTTAGTCAGGCCGTGTATGAGAACAGTCTGCCTGAAAACTCCCCGTTAAAAACTCACGTGATTACCGTGAGCGCAACAGACGCGGACGAGGGCGTTAATGGTGAAATAGCATATGGATTTAGTCGCATATCTGAGAAATCAAGAAAATTGTTTTCACTTGATCGTCAAACTGGGGAGATATTTGTTGCAGGAGACGTAGACTCTGAGGAGGGTTCCAAATATGAAATGTTTGTGCAGGCTAAAGATAGTTACGGTCTCTCTTCAGATACAAAGGTAATAATAAGTGTAACTGATGTGAACGACAACTCACCAGTAATATCATTAATTTCGTTGACCAATCCTGTACCTGAGAACCTGTCACCTGGTACAGAGGTGGGACTTATTAACGTGCTGGATAGAGACTCTGGAAAAAATCAAAAAGTCCGTTGCACTATTCAGCAAAACGTTCCTTTTAAACTGGTTACTTCAATCGAAAATTACTATGCTTTAGTAACAACAGAGAAACTAGACAGGGAACTAGTGTCTGAATACAACATTACAATATCCGCCACCGATGAgggctctcctcctctgtcgtcAGTCAAAGTGGTACACATCTCAATAGctgacgtcaacgacaacccaCCTGTGTTTGAGGAACAGTCGTATAGCAGCTATGTCCCTGAGAAGAACAAACCGGGCCACAGCCTGTGTTCTGTTAAGGCCCATGACCCAGACTGGAGACAAAACGGTACAGTGATCTATTCTCTTTTACCTGGTGAAGTCAACGGTGCTCCAGTCTCCTCTTATTTATCTGTTAATGGAGACACCGGAGTGATCCAAAGTGTCAGGTCGTTTGATTATGAACAATTTCGGAGCTTTAAAGTCTATGTAATGGCACGAGACAACGGTTCTCCTCCGCTCAGCAGCAACGTGACTGTGAGTGTCTTCATAACGGATGTAAATGACAACACTCCTCAGATACTTTACCCCGCCCCAGAGGGAAACTCCTTCATGACTGAACTGGTACCCAAAGCTGCACAAGGAGGTTCTCTGGTTTCCAAGGTGATAGCAGTTGATGGGGACTCTGGACAGAACGCCTGGCTGTCCTATCAGATCATTAAGTCCACTGATTCAGGACTCTTCAAAATCGATCTTCACAGTGGGGAGATCAGGACCCAGCGAGACATTTCTGATTCAGACAACATGAAACAGAACATTGTAGTCGCTGTAAAGGATAACGGAaagccctccctctctgctacatGTTCCATGTTTTTACTGATTTCTGATAACTTGGCTGAAGTTCCAGAACTGAAGGACATGGCTTATGAAGATAGCAGTTCTAAATTAACTTCTTATCTGATCATCGCGCTGGTATCCGTCTCCACCTTTTTCCTGactttcattattatcattctgGGATTGAGGTTTTGTCGGAGGAGAAAGCCCAGACTGTTATTTGATGGAGCGGTTGCTATTCCCAGCGCTTATCTCCCTCCAAACTACGCAGATGTGGACGGCACTGGAACTTTACGCAGCACGTATAATTATGATGCGTATTTAACCACTGGATCTAGAACAAGTGACTTTAAATTTGTCACATCTTACAATGACAACACAATGCCTGCAGACCAGACCCTGAGAAAAAATCCAACAGACTTTGAAGAAGTGTTTGGAGACCTTGATGTTTCCCCTGAGGTAGGCATAATCTAG
- the LOC132465770 gene encoding protocadherin beta-15-like → MECTHLCLRGSLFLFSFLHYAHTEMSYSIAEELKPGSFIGNLPKDLGLDVGTLSTRKARIEKGKNDRKYCDINLRTGDLIVAERIDREALCGEKHACVLKFELLFEAPLELHRINVQIQDINDNAPTFPKDIIKFEISESADKGARYRVNAAHDADIGQNDVQSYALQQNSNFVLNMQTTSAGRKYGELVLEKELDREEQQGIKLLLTALDGGSPQRSGTVVIHVIVLDANDNAPVFSQAVYEARLAENSPFKTAVITVSASDADDGVNGQVTYEFNQMSDKSRMMFSLDETTGQITVTGTIDFEEGSKYEMFVEAQDGYGLTSDAKVIIFITDVNDNPPIISLKTLTNPVPENVSPGTEVGIFNVEDKDSEKNSQVRCSIQQNVLFKLVPSITRYYSLVTTDNLDREVVSNYNITIIATDEGSPPLSSITIFQIDIADVNDNPPVFEEQSYSSYVPENNKPGHSLCSVKAHDPDWRQNGTVIYSLLPGEVNGAPVSSYLSVNGDTGVIQSVRPFDYEQFRNFKVYVMARDNGSPPLSSNVTVSVFITDVNDNTPQILYPAPEGNSFMTELVPKAAQGGSLVSKVIAVDGDSGQNAWLSYQIIKSSDPGLFKIDLHSGEIRTQRDISDSDNMKQNIVVAVKDNGQPSLSATCSMFLLISDNLAEVPELKDMAYEDSSSKLTSYLIIALVSVSTFFLTFIIIILGLRFCRRRKPRLLFDGAVAIPSSYLPPNYADVDGTGTLRSTYNYDAYLTTGSRTSDFKFVTSYNDNTLPADQTLRKNATDFEEVFGDLDVSPEVGTVAQKKREHINFYLMQLVCKGRFDSSNELFQTCICPCRPTQ, encoded by the coding sequence ATGGAGTGTACCCATCTGTGTCTTCGTGGAagtctgtttttattttccttcctgCACTATGCACACACCGAAATGAGCTATTCTATAGCTGAGGAATTGAAGCCTGGATCTTTCATTGGAAACCTACCCAAGGATCTGGGACTTGATGTGGGCACGCTATCTACTCGCAAGGCTCGTATAGAAAAGGGAAAGAATGACAGAAAGTATTGTGACATCAATCTGAGAACCGGAGACCTCATTGTTGCAGAGAGGATTGACAGGGAAGCGCTGTGCGGTGAAAAACATGCTTGTGTTCTCAAATTTGAGCTCCTTTTCGAAGCTCCCCTGGAATTACATCGTATAAATGTACAGATCCAGGATATAAATGACAATGCTCCAACTTTCCCAAAGGACATCATCAAATTCGAGATTAGCGAATCAGCTGACAAAGGAGCTCGGTACCGTGTGAATGCGGCTCATGACGCAGATATCGGTCAGAATGATGTTCAGAGTTACGCTCTCCAACAGAATAGCAACTTTGTCCTGAATATGCAAACAACAAGTGCGGGTAGGAAATATGGGGAGTTGGTTTTGGAAAAAGAGTTGGACAGAGAGGAACAGCAGGGCATTAAATTATTGCTCACGGCTTTAGATGGTGGTTCTCCTCAGAGATCAGGCACAGTAGTCATACATGTCATCGTTTTGGACGCCAATGATAACGCCCCAGTTTTTAGTCAAGCTGTTTATGAAGCAAGATTGGCGGAGAACTCTCCGTTCAAAACCGCGGTAATTACGGTGAGCGCCTCGGACGCAGACGATGGCGTCAATGGACAAGTTACGTATGAATTCAATCAAATGTCTGATAAGTCGCGCATGATGTTTTCACTCGATGAAACCACAGGCCAGATCACTGTGACAGGTACCATAGACTTTGAGGAGGGTTCCAAATATGAAATGTTTGTTGAAGCCCAAGATGGTTATGGCCTCACTTCAGATGCAAAAGTAATCATCTTCATAACCGATGTTAATGACAATCCTCCTATTATATCGTTAAAAACGTTGACCAATCCGGTGCCTGAGAACGTGTCACCTGGTACAGAGGTCGGTATCTTTAACGTAGAGGACAAAGACTCCGAGAAAAACAGTCAAGTTCGTTGCTCCATTCAACAAAATGTTCTATTTAAATTAGTTCCATCAATCACACGCTATTATTCTTTGGTAACAACGGATAACCTTGACCGTGAAGTAGTGTCAAATTATAACATCACTATCATAGCCACTGATGAGGGCTCCCCTCCTCTATCTTCTATTACTATTTTTCAAATTGATATAGCTGACGTCAACGATAACCCACCTGTGTTTGAGGAACAGTCGTATAGCAGCTATGTCCCTGAGAACAACAAACCGGGCCACAGCCTGTGTTCTGTTAAGGCCCATGACCCAGACTGGAGACAAAACGGTACAGTGATCTATTCTCTTTTACCTGGTGAAGTCAACGGTGCTCCAGTCTCGTCTTATCTATCTGTTAATGGAGACACCGGAGTGATCCAAAGTGTCAGGCCATTTGATTATGAACAGTTTCGAAATTTTAAAGTCTATGTAATGGCACGAGACAACGGATCTCCTCCACTCAGCAGCAACGTGACTGTGAGTGTCTTCATAACGGATGTAAATGACAACACTCCTCAGATACTTTACCCCGCCCCAGAGGGAAACTCCTTCATGACTGAACTGGTACCCAAAGCTGCACAAGGAGGTTCTCTGGTTTCCAAGGTGATAGCAGTTGATGGGGACTCTGGACAGAACGCCTGGCTGTCCTATCAAATCATTAAGTCCTCTGATCCGGGACTTTTCAAAATCGATCTGCACAGTGGGGAGATCAGGACCCAGAGAGACATTTCTGATTCTGACAACATGAAACAGAACATTGTAGTCGCTGTAAAGGATAACggacagccctccctctctgctacatGTTCCATGTTTTTACTGATTTCTGATAACTTGGCTGAAGTACCAGAACTGAAGGACATGGCTTATGAAGACAGCAGTTCTAAATTAACATCTTATCTGATCATCGCGCTGGTATCCGTCTCCACCTTTTTCCTGactttcattattatcattctgGGATTGAGGTTTTGTCGGAGGAGAAAGCCCAGACTGTTATTTGATGGAGCGGTTGCTATTCCCAGCTCTTATCTCCCTCCAAACTACGCAGATGTGGACGGCACTGGGACTTTACGCAGCACATATAATTATGATGCGTATTTAACCACTGGATCGAGAACAAGTGACTTTAAATTTGTCACGTCTTACAATGACAACACACTGCCTGCAGACCAGACCCTGAGAAAAAATGCAACAGACTTCGAAGAAGTGTTTGGAGACCTTGATGTTTCCCCTGAGGTAGGCACAGTGgcacaaaaaaagagagaacaTATTAATTTCTATCTCATGCAATTAGTTTGTAAAGGACGGTTTGACAGTTCAAATGAGCTCTTTCAGACATGTATTTGTCCTTGCAGGCCCACACAGTGA
- the LOC132465802 gene encoding protocadherin beta-15-like yields the protein MENRHCGFYGLIIVFIVLLHFTNGELDYSIQEETKLGSIIGNVAKDLGIDVGRMTARKARIETERNSRGYCEINLRTGDLTVAKRIDREVLCGEKALCILKFELLLELPLELHHISLKIDDINDNTPLFPKDTIKLEIRESAYKGARYRVNAAHDADIGQNGVQSYMLKENRHFALNTQTTSAGINYAELILNHELDREEQHEITLFLTALDGGSPQRSGTLTIDVTVLDANDNAPVFSQAMYEARLPENSPLKTHVITVSATDADEGVNGEVTYGFNKMSEKSRKLFSLDQKTGEVTVIGDIDFEEGSKYEIYIESKDGYGLSTDTKVIIFITDDNDNAPIISIKSLTNPVPEDVSPGTEVGLINVEDIDSEKNRQVRCFIQQNMPFKLIPSIKNYYSLLTTDKLDRELMPHYNITITAIDVGSPPLSSLKTIQVSIADVNDNPPVFEEQSYSSYVPENNKPGHSLCSVNAHDPDWRQNGTVIYSLLPGEVNGAPVSSYFSINGDTGVIQSVRSFDYEQFRSFKVYVMARDNGSPPLSSNVTVSVFITDVNDNTPQILYPAPEGHSFMTELVPKAAQGGSLVSKVIAVDGDSGQNAWLSYHIIKSTDLGLFKIDLHSGEIRTQRDISDSDNMKQNIVVAVKDNGQPSLSATCSMFLLISDNLAEVPELKDMAYEDSSSKLTSYLIIALVSVSTFFLTFIIIILGLRFCRRRKPRLLFDGAVAIPSSYLPPNYADVDGTGTLRSAYNYDAYLTTGSRTSDFKFVTSYNDNTLPADQTLRKNPTDFEEVFGDLDVSPEVNRYNF from the coding sequence ATGGAGAACAGACATTGCGGATTTTACGGTTTGATCATCGTTTTCATTGTTTTACTGCACTTCACAAATGGCGAGCTGGATTATTCGATTCAGGAGGAAACGAAGCTTGGTTCTATCATTGGAAACGTTGCAAAGGATCTTGGGATTGATGTGGGAAGAATGACTGCTCGCAAAGCTCGGATTGAGACGGAACGAAATAGCAGAGGGTACTGTGAGATAAATCTTCGCACCGGAGACCTGACTGTCGCGAAGAGAATAGACAGAGAAGTGCTCTGTGGAGAAAAGGCTTTGTGCATTCTCAAATTTGAGCTACTATTGGAATTACCCTTAGAATTACATCATATATCCCTGAAAATCGACGACATCAACGATAACACACCACTGTTTCCGAAGGATACAATAAAACTGGAAATTAGAGAATCAGCTTACAAAGGAGCTCGCTACCGCGTCAACGCGGCCCATGATGCAGATATAGGCCAGAACGGCGTACAAAGCTACATGCTCAAGGAAAATAGACATTTTGCTTTAAATACACAAACCACAAGTGCTGGAATCAACTATGCCGAATTGATTTTAAACCATGAATTGGACAGAGAGGAACAACATGAAATTACATTATTTTTAACGGCTCTGGACGGTGGTTCTCCTCAGAGATCAGGTACTCTAACCATAGACGTCACTGTGTTGGACGCTAATGATAACGCCCCAGTGTTTAGTCAGGCCATGTATGAGGCCAGGCTGCCGGAAAACTCTCCGCTGAAAACCCACGTGATCACTGTTAGTGCTACCGACGCAGACGAGGGCGTTAACGGAGAGGTTACATATGGGTTTAACAAAATGTCTGAGAAGTCAAGAAAGCTTTTTTCACTTGATCAGAAAACAGGTGAGGTTACTGTTATAGGTGACATTGACTTTGAGGAAGGatcaaaatatgaaatatatatagagTCCAAAGACGGTTATGGTCTCTCTACGGATACAAaagttataatatttattactGATGACAATGATAACGCTCCTATTATATCGATAAAATCGTTGACCAATCCAGTGCCTGAGGATGTATCACCTGGTACAGAGGTTGGACTAATTAACGTGGAGGATATAGATTCAGAGAAAAACCGACAGGTCCGCTGCTTCATTCAACAAAACATGCCATTTAAACTAATTCCTTCTATCAAAAACTATTATTCTCTGTTGACCACCGATAAATTAGATCGTGAATTAATGCCTCATTATAACATTACAATTACTGCTATCGACGTGGGCTCTCCACCTCTGTCCTCGTTAAAAACCATTCAAGTCTCTATCGCTGACGTCAATGACAACCCACCTGTGTTTGAGGAACAGTCGTATAGCAGCTATGTCCCTGAGAACAACAAACCGGGCCACAGCCTGTGTTCTGTTAATGCCCATGACCCAGACTGGAGGCAAAACGGTACAGTGATCTATTCTCTTTTACCTGGTGAAGTCAACGGTGCTCCAGTCTCCTCTTATTTTTCTATTAATGGAGACACGGGAGTGATCCAAAGTGTCAGGTCATTTGATTATGAACAGTTTAGGAGCTTTAAAGTCTACGTAATGGCACGAGACAACGGTTCTCCTCCACTCAGCAGCAACGTGACTGTGAGTGTCTTCATAACGGATGTGAATGACAACACTCCTCAGATACTTTACCCCGCCCCAGAGGGACACTCCTTCATGACTGAACTGGTACCCAAAGCTGCACAAGGAGGTTCTCTGGTTTCCAAGGTGATAGCTGTTGATGGGGACTCTGGACAGAACGCCTGGCTGTCCTATCACATCATTAAGTCAACTGATCTGGGACTATTCAAAATCGATCTTCACAGTGGGGAGATCAGGACCCAGAGAGATATTTCTGATTCTGACAACATGAAACAGAACATTGTAGTCGCTGTAAAGGATAACggacagccctccctctctgctacatGTTCCATGTTTTTACTGATTTCTGATAACTTGGCTGAAGTACCAGAACTGAAGGACATGGCTTATGAAGATAGCAGTTCTAAATTAACCTCTTATCTGATCATCGCGCTGGTATCCGTCTCCACCTTTTTCCTGactttcattattatcattctgGGATTGAGGTTTTGTCGGAGGAGAAAGCCCAGACTGTTATTTGATGGAGCGGTTGCTATTCCCAGCTCTTACCTCCCTCCAAACTACGCAGATGTGGACGGTACTGGAACTTTACGCAGCGCATATAATTATGATGCGTATTTAACCACTGGATCTAGAACAAGTGACTTTAAATTTGTCACGTCTTACAATGACAACACACTGCCTGCAGACCAGACCCTGAGAAAAAATCCTACTGACTTTGAAGAAGTGTTTGGAGACCTTGATGTTTCCCCTGAGGTAAATAGATACAATTTTTAA
- the LOC132465762 gene encoding protocadherin beta-15-like produces the protein MEYTHLCLRGSLFLFAVLHHANTEISYSIAEELKPGSFIGNIPKDLGLDVGTLSTRKARIEKGKNDRKYCDINLRTGDLFVAERIDREALCGEKHACVLKFELLFEAPLELHRINVQIQDINDNAPTFPKDVIKFEITESAGKGTRYRVNAAHDADIGQNDVQSYALQQNSNFVLNIQTTSSGRKYGELVLEKELDREEQQDIKLLLTALDGGSPQRSGTVVIHVIVLDANDNAPVFSQAVYEASLAENSPFKTVVITVSASDADEGVNGQVTYEFNQMSDKSRMMFSLDETTGQITVTGTIDFEEGSKYEMFVEAKDGYGLTSDAKVIIFITDVNDNPPTISLKTLTNPVPENVSPGTEVGIFNVEDKDSEKNSQVRCSIQQNVLFKLVPSITRYYSLVTTDNLDREVVSNYNITIIATDEGSPPLSSITIFQIDIADVNDNPPVFEEQSYSSYVPENNKPGHSLCSVKAHDPDWRQNGTVIYSLLPGEVNGAPVSSYLSVNGDTGVIQSVRPFDYEQFRNFKVYVMARDNGSPPLSSNVTVSVFITDVNDNTPQILYPAPEGNSFMTELVPKAAQGGSLVSKVIAVDGDSGQNAWLSYQIIKSSDPGLFKIDLHSGEIRTQRDISDSDNMKQNIVVAVKDNGQPSLSATCSMFLLISDNLAEVPELKDMAYEDSSSKLTSYLIIALVSVSTFFLTFIIIILGLRFCRRRKPRLLFDGAVAIPSSYLPPNYADVDGTGTLRSTYNYDAYLTTGSRTSDFKFLTSYNDNTLPADQTLRKNPTDFEEVFGDLDVSPEVGMLYYYRLYY, from the coding sequence ATGGAGTATACCCATCTGTGTCTTCGCGGAAGTCTGTTTTTATTTGCCGTCCTGCATCATGCAAACACCGAAATTAGTTATTCTATAGCTGAGGAATTGAAGCCTGGATCTTTCATTGGAAACATACCCAAGGATCTGGGACTTGATGTGGGCACGCTATCTACTCGCAAGGCTCGTATCGAAAAGGGAAAGAATGACAGAAAGTATTGCGACATCAATCTGAGAACCGGAGACCTCTTTGTTGCAGAGAGGATTGACAGGGAAGCGCTGTGCGGTGAAAAACATGCTTGTGTTCTCAAATTTGAGCTCCTATTCGAAGCTCCCCTGGAATTACATCGTATAAATGTACAAATACAGGATATAAATGATAATGCTCCAACTTTTCCAAAGGATGTAATCAAATTTGAGATTACAGAATCAGCTGGCAAAGGAACTCGGTACCGTGTCAATGCGGCTCATGACGCAGATATTGGTCAGAATGATGTTCAGAGCTACGCTCTTCAACAGAATAGCAACTTTGTTCTAAATATACAAACAACGAGTTCGGGTAGGAAATATGGTGAGTTGGTTTTGGAAAAAGAGTTAGACAGAGAGGAACAGCAGGATATTAAATTATTGCTCACGGCTCTAGATGGTGGTTCTCCTCAGAGATCAGGCACAGTAGTCATACACGTCATCGTTTTGGACGCTAATGATAACGCCCCAGTATTTAGTCAAGCTGTTTATGAAGCAAGTTTGGCGGAGAACTCTCCGTTCAAAACCGTGGTAATTACGGTGAGCGCCTCGGACGCAGACGAGGGCGTCAATGGACAAGTTACTTACGAATTTAATCAAATGTCTGATAAGTCGCGCATGATGTTTTCACTCGATGAAACCACAGGCCAGATCACTGTGACAGGTACCATAGACTTTGAGGAGGGTTCCAAATATGAAATGTTTGTTGAAGCCAAAGATGGTTATGGCCTCACTTCAGATGCAAAGGTTATCATCTTCATAACCGATGTTAATGACAATCCTCCTACTATATCGTTAAAAACGTTGACCAATCCGGTGCCTGAGAACGTGTCACCTGGTACAGAGGTCGGTATCTTTAACGTAGAGGACAAAGACTCCGAGAAAAACAGTCAAGTTCGTTGCTCCATTCAACAAAATGTTCTATTTAAATTAGTTCCATCAATCACACGCTATTATTCTTTGGTAACAACGGATAACCTTGACCGTGAAGTAGTGTCAAATTATAACATCACTATCATAGCCACTGATGAGGGCTCCCCTCCTCTATCTTCTATTACTATTTTTCAAATTGATATAGCTGACGTCAACGATAACCCACCTGTGTTTGAGGAACAGTCGTATAGCAGCTATGTCCCTGAGAACAACAAACCGGGCCACAGCCTGTGTTCTGTTAAGGCCCATGACCCAGACTGGAGACAAAACGGTACAGTGATCTATTCTCTTTTACCTGGTGAAGTCAACGGTGCTCCAGTCTCGTCTTATCTATCTGTTAATGGAGACACCGGAGTGATCCAAAGTGTCAGGCCATTTGATTATGAACAGTTTCGAAATTTTAAAGTCTATGTAATGGCACGAGACAACGGATCTCCTCCGCTCAGCAGCAACGTGACTGTGAGTGTCTTCATAACGGATGTAAATGACAACACTCCTCAGATACTTTACCCCGCCCCAGAGGGAAACTCCTTCATGACTGAACTGGTACCCAAAGCTGCACAAGGAGGTTCTCTGGTTTCCAAGGTGATAGCAGTTGATGGGGACTCTGGACAGAACGCCTGGCTGTCCTATCAAATCATTAAGTCCTCTGATCCGGGACTTTTCAAAATCGATCTGCACAGTGGGGAGATCAGGACCCAGAGAGACATTTCTGATTCTGACAACATGAAACAGAACATTGTAGTCGCTGTAAAGGATAACggacagccctccctctctgctacatGTTCCATGTTTTTACTGATTTCTGATAACTTGGCTGAAGTACCAGAACTGAAGGACATGGCTTATGAAGATAGCAGTTCTAAATTAACATCTTATCTGATCATCGCGCTGGTATCCGTCTCCACCTTTTTCCTGactttcattattatcattctgGGATTGAGGTTTTGTCGGAGAAGAAAGCCCAGACTGTTATTTGATGGAGCGGTTGCTATTCCCAGCTCTTATCTCCCTCCTAACTACGCAGACGTGGACGGCACTGGAACTTTACGCAGCACATATAATTATGATGCGTATTTAACCACTGGATCTAGAACAAGTGACTTTAAATTTCTCACGTCTTACAATGACAACACACTGCCTGCAGACCAGACCCTGAGAAAAAATCCAACAGACTTTGAAGAAGTGTTTGGAGACCTTGATGTTTCCCCTGAGGTAGGCATGTTGTACTATTATCGACTTTATTATTAA